In Streptomyces sp. P9-A4, the genomic window GGACGCGCAGGTGTACGCGGCGGGGAACACCTCGCCGCAGCTGCGCTGGGAGGGGTTCCCGGCGGAGACGAAGAGCTTCGCCGTGACCTGCTTCGATCCGGACGCCCCCACGGGCAGCGGGTTCTGGCACTGGGTGCTGTTCGACATCCCGGTGTCGGTGACGGAGCTTCCCGTCGGTGCCGGGTCGGGGTCGTTCGAGGGGCTGCCGGCCGGGGCCGTGCACGTCCGGAACGACTACGGCTCCCGGGACTTCGGTGGTGCCGCTCCCCCGGCGGGGGACCCGGCGCACCGCTATGTGTTCACGGTGTACGCGGTGGACAGCGAGAAGCTCGGTCCCGACGGTGACGCGTCGCCGGCGGCGATCGGTTTCAATCTGCGCTTCCACACGCTGGGACGTGCCCAGTTGATCGGTGAGTACGCGGCTCCCGCGGCCGGCTGATCGTTCGTTTGTTGTTTGCCCGCTTCTGGTCTTGGAGAGATCAGAAGCGGGCATCTTTTGTTGCGCGGGAAAATTGCGTTGTCCGACCCCGGCCGGTCCGGCCATCGTTGGTCCAGGCTCCATCGCCCCGTCCGGGGCCGGGCCTGCACACGGGAGGTGGGCACAATGCGGGACACGCTGGTACTCAACGCGAGCTTCGAGCCGCTTTCGACGGTCACTCTCAACCGTGCGGTGGTGCTGGTCCTGACGGACAAGGCCGTCGTCGAGCACGCCCATCCCGATCTTCGTGTGCGGGGCGCCGCAGTCGACCTCCCGGTGCCGCGGGTGATCAGACTCTGCCGGTACGTACGGGTGCCCTTCCGAAGACAGGCGCCGTGGTCGAGACGGGGGGTGCTGGTGCGGGACCAACACCGGTGCGCGTACTGCGGGCGGCGGGCGACGACCGTCGACCACGTGGTGCCGCGCGCCCAGGGCGGCGGGGACAGCTGGCTGAACACGGTGGCCTCCTGCGCCGAGGACAACCACCGCAAGGCCGACCGGACGCCGGAGCAGGCGGGGATGCCGCTGCTGCACCAGCCGTTCGAGCCGACGCCGGCGGACGCGATGCTGCTCGCGATGCGGGCGAGCGAGCGGTCCGCGCTGCCGGAGTGGCTGGCGAAGGCGGCCGCGTAACGTCGTTCCGTAAGTGTGGGCCCGTCTCCCCCGGTGTGGGGAGACGGGCCCTCGCGGTCGTACGGGCCCATGTGCCTACCCGCGTACCCGCGTACCCGCTACTTGAGGGTCAGCTGGAGGATCGCGACGACGCCGACCGCGATGATCACTCCGCGCAGGACCGAGGGCGGCAGCCTGCGGCCGACCTTGGCTCCGATCTGGCCGCCGATGGTGGAGCCGACGGCGATCAGCAGGACGGCCGTCCAGTCGAAGTCGGCGACGAAGAGGAAGAAGACGGCCGCGACGCCGTTGACGAGGGCGCCGAGGATGTTCTTGACGGCGTTGATCCGCTGCAGGCTGTCGTGGAGCAGCAGCCCCATCAGCGACAGGTAGAGCACGCCCTGCGCGGCGCCGAAGTACCCGCCGTACATGCTGGCGAGGAAGAGGCCGACGAGGAGGACGGGGCCGCCGTCGGGGTGGGCCTCGGTGCCCGTCTGCTCGCGGCGGCGCTTGACGACGGCGGCGATGCGGGGCTGGAGGAGGACCAGGACGAGCGCGAGGCCGATGAGGACGGGGACGATCGCGTCGAAGGCGTCCGACGGCAGGGCCAGGAGCAGGATCGCTCCGATCAGGCCGCCGAGGAGGGCCACCCCGCCGAGGCGGATGATGCGCGACTTCTGTCCCTTGAGCTCGCGGCGGTAGCCGATGGCTCCGCTGACGGAACCGGGAACCAGTCCCAGGGCGTTGGAGACGTTCGCGGTGATCGGCGGGAGTCCGGTCGCGAGAAGGACCGGGAACGTGATGAGCGTTCCCGATCCGACGATGGTGTTGATGGTGCCGGCGCCGATGCCGGCGGCGAAGACTGCCAGGGCTTCCCAGATGGACAACGCCATCTCCTTACATGGTCAGTGAGTCGCCTCCCCGCCCTGAGATCACCAGGGTCGAGGGGCTCGCACCGATCATGCACGAGGCTTACGTGTACGTGTCAGTCGACCGGCGGTTCGTCTCGCCTTTCGGTCCCGCCGCCCTTGGTGTTGAAGCCGGGGGCTCCGGAGCCGTTGTTCCCGAAGGCTCCCGAGAGGCCCTTGAGGGCGTCGCCGATCTCGCTCGGCACGATCCAGAGCTTGTTGGCGTCGCCCTCGGCGATCTTCGGGAGCATCTGGAGGTACTGGTACGAGAGCAGCTTCTGGTCGGGGTCGCCGGCGTGGATGGCCTCGAAGACCGTACGGACGGCCTGGGCCTCGCCCTCGGCGCGCAGCGCGGCGGCCTTGGACTCGCCCTCGGCGCGCAGGATCGCCGACTGCTTCTCGCCCTCGGCGGTGAGGATGGCGGACTGGCGGGTGCCCTCGGCGGTGAGGATCGCGGCGCGCTTGTCGCGCTCGGCGCGCATCTGCTTCTCCATCGAGTCCTGGATGGAGGTCGGCGGCTCGATCGCCTTGAGCTCGACGCGGTTGACGCGGATGCCCCACTTGCCGGTGGCCTCGTCCAGGACGCCGCGCAGGGCCGCGTTGATCTCCTCGCGGGAGGTCAGGGTCCGCTCCAGGTCCATGCCACCGATGATGTTGCGGAGGGTGGTGACGGTGAGCTGCTCAATGGCCTGGATGTAGCTGGCGACCTCGTAGGTCGCGGCCCGCGCGTCGGTCACCTGGTAATAGATGACCGTGTCGATGTTGACGACGAGGTTGTCCTGCGTGATCACCGGCTGCGGCGGGAACGGGACGACCTGCTCGCGGAGGTCGATCCGGTTGCGGATCGAGTCGATGAACGGCACGACGATGTTCAGTCCGGCGTTGAGCGTCCGCGTGTAGCGGCCGAAGCGCTCCACGATCGCCGCGCTCGCCTGCGGAATGACCTGGATCGTCTTGATCAGGGCGATGAAGACGAGCACCACCAGAATGATCAGGACGATGATGACTGCTGACATCGTGTTCCCCGTGCCCTTCGCTGCCGGTTGACTGCCGGGTGGCCTTCGATGATCGATTTTCGCAGACGCCGGAACCTCATGGGCGAGGTTCGGTCACATGACGACGGCGGTTGCCCCGTCGATGTCGACGACGTCGACCTGCTCGCCCGGTTCGAAGGTCTGTCCCGTGTCGAGTGCGCGGGCCGACCAGATCTCCCCCGCGAGCTTGATGCGGCCCGCGCCGCTGCCGTCGACCCGTTCCAGGACGACGGCCTGACGTCCTTTGAGGGCGTCGACGCCGCTCGCCAGCTGCGGTCTGCCGTCGCGGTGGCGGGCCGCGATCGGGCGGACCACCGCCACCAGGGCCACCGAGACGACCACGAAGACGATCACCTGGGGGACGATGCCGAAGCCCAGGGCCGCGGTCACCGCCCCCGCGACCGCTCCGACCGAGAACATGCCGAACTCGGGCATCGCGGTCAGGACCAGCGGAATGCCGAGCCCCACCGCGCCGATCAGCCACCAGACCCACGCGTCGATGTCCACCTGGTCATGGTAGGGGCGGTGGGGTGCTCGGGGACAGTGCGCGGGCGGCTGTGCGGGACGCCGGCGCTCCGTCCCGCTACTTCAGGGGCAGGCCGTGGGCGGTCCAGCGGTCGCCGACGCGCTCGACGACGAGCGGCAGGCCGAAGCAGCGGGAGAGGTTGCGGGAGGTCAGCTCCATCTCCACGGGGCCCGCGGCGAGGACCTTGCCCTGACGGATCATCAGGACGTGGGTGAAGCCGGGGGCGATCTCCTCGACGTGGTGCGTGACCATGATCATGGAGGGGGCGTACGGGTCGCGGGCCAGCCGGCCGAGACGGCGGACGAGGTCCTCACGGCCGCCGAGGTCGAGACCGGCGGCGGGCTCGTCGAGGAGGAGGAGCTCGGGGTCGGTCATCATCGCGCGGGCGATCAGGGTGCGCTTGCGCTCGCCCTCGGAGAGGGTGCCGAACTTCCGGTCCAGGTAGTCGTTCATGCCGAGGCGGTCGAGGAAGGCCCTCGCGCGCTCCTCGTCGACCGGGTCGTAGTCCTCGTGCCAGGTGGCGGTCATGCCGTAAGCGGCGGTGAGGACGGTCTGCAGGACGGTCTGGCGCTTGGGGAGCTTCTCCGCCATGGCGATGCCGGCCATGCCGATGCGGGGGCGGAGCTCGAACACGTCGGTGCCGACGCCGCCGAGCCGCTCGCCCAGGATGTCGGCGGTGCCCTTGGTGGGGAAGAGGTAGCTGGAGGCGATGTTCAGAAGGGTGGTCTTGCCGGCGCCGTTGGGTCCGAGGATCACCCAGCGCTCGCCCTCCTTGACCGACCAGGAGACCTCGTCCACCAGAGCCCGTCCGTCGCGGACCACGGATACGTCCACCAGCTCCAGTACATCGCTCATGAGCGCGTTGTCTCCCCTTGCGGTCGAGTCGTGTCGTCGCCTTGCGCCGGTGGGCGCGGCGTCCAGGGGAAAACCTACGTTATCGACGGACCGGGCCGGTCCCTAGGGCTTCCTTCGCGCCATCGGAGGCGCCCTAGTCTTGGGGGATGCTTTCGGAACCACGCTCAGGACGCCTGGCCGCCTGGGGCAATGCCCTGCTGGCCGGGGCGGTGTCGCCGGACGAGGCGGCGCTGGCCATTGTCGGGGAGGACGCGGTGCACCGCGTGGAGGGGCTGCCGGGTGAGGCGCGGCCGGTGGGGCTGACGCTGGCGCTCGGCCGGCTGCGGCGGCTCGGGGTGACCGGGTGGCGGGTGGCACTGCCCGCGCCGGGTCATCCGCTGGGGCTGAGCGGGCCGCCGGACTTCAACGCGCGCGCGTTGGACGCGGAGGAGGCGGTGGTGGGCTTCGGTGCGCCGTACGGTCTCGTGCCCGAGGTCTCGGAGGCGGGGCCCGCGGGTGATGTGCACGTGGAGGTGGTCTGGCGCTGTCTGGCGGTCCGGGAGGCGCCGCCCGCGGACGTGCCCTCGCTCGGGGAGGCGGAGCGGGAGCTCGCGGAGGCGCTGCGGGACGCGACGTCGGTGCTGACCCGGCTGGATGTCGCGGCCTCGGGCCCGGCGGCGGACGCGGCGCGGGAGGCGTACCGGGCGCGGGCGGAGGTGGGGCGTGAGGTCCTGGCCCCCGGGTATCCGCCGCGGGCGGTGCGGGTCCTGGAGCTGGCGCAGCGGGTGGGGCTCCTGGTGGACCTGGCGTACGACCACGGCCACGGGGGCGCGGTGAGCGCGTCGGAGATGGCGGCGCGGGGGGATGCGCTGCGGCCGGTGGAGCGGGTGGCCAGGCGGGCCCAGGTCGCCGCGTACAACGCGTACGTGGAGGAGAGGGAGCGGGAACGGGGGTTCTGACCCCTTTCTTTCGACCCGCCCGGCCGAATCCGATGGACGGAGTCCGGCGCAGCGGGCCCGAAGCCCGGGAGGCGCCCCGGCGCCGAGCGGTGCGAGGAGCGCGTCGGGACAAGAAGACCGGCCCCCGGGGGGATCGTCCTGGGGGCCGGTCGGTCTTGGGGTGGCTCAGCCGTTGAAGGCGCCGTTGCCGAAGGCCGGGTTGAGCAGGCCGATCACGTTGACCGTGTTGCCGGAGACGTTCACGGGGACGTGGACCGGGACCTGCACCAGGTTGCCGGAGGCGACGCCCGGCGAGTTGAGGGCCTTGCCCGTGGCCTCGGCGCCGTGCGCGGAGGCGGCACCCGCACCGGCGGCGAGGATGCCGCCCGCGACGATGGTGACGGCGGCGGCCTTCTTGAGGTTCTTCACTTGGTACATCCTCCTGGTCATCGCTGCGGCCGGTCAGCCGCAGCACGCCCTGGAGAACGCCCCGCCGTCCGGCAGGTTGCGCCGAACGGGGGACATACACACGACGGTATGAAGGACTGAACGGTCGTGCGCCCCGGCACATGGGGGGCGCGCGTCAGTCGGTGAGGCCGTGGCGGACGGCCCAGAGGGCTGCCTGGGTGCGGTCCGCGAGGTCGAGTTTCATCAGGATGTTCGAGACGTGCGTCTTGACCGTCTTCTCCGAGAGGACGAGCGCGCGGGCGATCTCCCGGTTGGAGCGGCCGTCCGCGATCAGGCCGAGGACCTCGCGCTCCCGCTCCGTGAGGGTCGAGCCGCGTCCCGTACCCCCCGGGGAGTCCTCCTGGGCGAGGAGCGCGCCCGCCACCTCGGGCTGGAGCAGCACGTGCCCGGCGTGGACGGAGCGGATCGCGCCGGCCAGTGCGTCGGGGTCGATGTCCTTGTATACGTACCCGGCGGCGCCGGCGCGGAGCGCGGGGACCACCGTGCGCTGCTCGGTGAAGCTGGTGACGACGAGGACCCTGGCGGGGTTGTCGAGGGCGCGGAGCCGCTTCAGCGCCTCGATGCCGTCGGTGCCGGGCATCTTCACGTCCATGAGGACCACGTCGGGCCGGAGCTCCTCGGCCCTGGCGACGCCCTCGGCGCCGTCGGAGGCCTCGCCGACCACCTCGATGTCGTCCTGGATCTCCAGGAAGGTGCGCAGCCCTCTGCGGACGACCTGGTGGTCGTCGACCAGCAGGACACGGATCTGCTTGTCAGCCACCGGGAACCTCCATCTCGATCGTGGTGCCCTCGCCCCGGGCCGAGGTCACGGTGAGCGATCCGCCGACGCCGCCGGCCCGGTCCCGCATGGAGACGAGGCCGAGGTGGCGGCCGGCGCTGCGGACCGTACCGGGGTCGAAGCCTTTGCCGTCGTCGGTGACGGTCAGCCGCGCCCCCTGGCCGGCGCGGGCGAGGGAGACGGTGACGAGTCCGGCGTCCGCGTGCCTGAGGGCGTTGTGCAGGGCCTCCTGGGCGACCCGGAGGACGGCCTCCTCCTGGGCGGCGGGCAGGGCGCGGGCCCCGGCGCTCTCGAAGGTGACCCGGGCGCTGTGGGCACGGTCCAGGACCTGGATCTGGGTACGGAGGGTGTGGACGAGGCCGTCCTCGTCCAGGGCCGCGGGGCGGAGCTCGACGACGGCGGCGCGCAGTTCGTCGGCGGCCTCGGCGGCGAGCGCGGCGACCTGCTGGAGCTCTCCCTTGGCGCGGGCGGGGTCACGGTCGACGAGGGCGGCGGCGGCCTGGGCGGTGAGCCGGAGGGAGAAGAGCTTCTGGCTGACGGCGTCGTGCAGCTCGTGGGCGAGGCGGGAGCGCTCCTCGGCGATGGTGAGCTCGCGGCTGCGCTCGTACAGGCGGGCGTTGGTGAGGGCGATGGCGGCGTGCTGGGCGAGGATCGAGAGGAGTTCCTCGTCCTCGGCGGTGAAGCCGCAGCCGCCGGTCTCCTTCGGGCAGCGCTTGTTGGCGAGGAAGAGGGCGCCGAGGGTCTCGTCGCCGTCCCTGACGGGGAGGCCGAGGAAGTCGGACATCTCGGGGTGGGCGTCGGGCCAGCCCTCGAAGCGGGGGTCCTCGCGGACGTCGGCGAGCCGTTCGGGCTCGGCCTTGTGGAGCATCGCGGCCAGGATGCCGTGCTGCCGGGGCAGCGGGCCGATCGCCTTCCACTGTTCGTCGCTGACGCCGTCGACGACGAACTGGGCGAAGCCGCCGTGGTCGTCGGGGACGCCCAGGGCCGCGTACTCGGCGTCGAGGAGCTCGCGGGCGGAGGCGACGATCGTCTTGAGGACGTCGCGGACCTCCAGGTGGCGGCTCATCGCCAGGAGTGCGGTGCTCACGGCGGCCAGGCCGGAGCTCGGTCGATGGCTCATGTGTTCACCGTACCGGCGGGCCGTGACGGTGCGTATCCGTCCGGAGACCATGGTGGCGGGGACCGGGGACCTAGGTCGTAGTGCCCGGGGGCCGCTCTCATCCCCGAGGAGTACGGGGCTCACTGTGCGCGTTGCTCACGCAACGGGCGGTGAGTTCGCCAGGGGCCCGGTGTGAGCCCGCGCATAGGACCCACATCACTTACGAAGCTCGCTAGTGGACCCCGGATGGGGGGTCAGAGTGGGGTGAGCCCGACATCAGGGGGCTTCTGTGGCCCCTGCACGGGCCCCTGATCCACTACCCGGGATCGTACGTCACACCTTTGCCACGGGATTTTGCTGCCGCTAAGAATTGCCCCCGTCGCCGCCGAGTTGGCGAGACACCGCCCCGGTGGAGCGACCCCCTGCGATTCGAAGAGGTAGTCCGTTATGTCTGCGAACACCCCTGGCCACAGTCGTGGTCTGAAGAAGACCCACAAGGCCACGATCGCCGGCGTCGCCGCTCTGGGCGTCGCAGCCATCACCCTCTCCCTCGTGCCGGGCAACGGCAGCACCGAGACCGAGCCGCAGGCTCTCTCCGGTACGCAGCAGGTGGCCTGGTCGTACAACGCGAACAGCCCGCAGGCGAAGGCGCTGGCCGCCAGCATCGACAAGCAGCAGACCACCATCGGTCTGAAGGCCAAGCAGGAGGCCGACGCGAAGGCCAAGGCCGCCGCGAAGGCGAAGGCGGACGCCAAGGCCAAGGCGGACGCGAAGGCGAAGGCCGACGCCAGGGCCAAGGCCGCCGCGAAGGCCAAGGCGGACGCCAGGGCCAAGGCCGAGGCGAAGGCCAAGGCGAGCAAGCGCGCCGCCGAGAAGGCCGCCGCGAGCCGTTCCGTCGCCCGTACCCCGGTCTTCGCGGACAACCTCGACGGCTGGATCCGCGAGGCGCTGTTCATCATGGACAAGCACGACATCCCGGGCAGCTACAACGGCCTGCACAAGAACATCATGCGCGAGTCCAGCGGCAACCCGCGGGCCATCAACAACTGGGACATCAACGCCATCAACGGCATCCCGTCCAAGGGTCTGCTCCAGGTCATCTACCCGACCTTCAAGACCTACCACGTGCCCGGCACCGCGTTCGACCAGTACGACCCGGTCGCCAACATCGTCGCCGCCGCCAACTACGCGGCCGACCGCTACGGCTCCATCGACAACGTCAACAGCGCGTACTGATCCCGGTACCCGGTCCGCTGTCGTACGCCGAAGGGCGGCACCCCCTGTGCGGGGTGCCGCCCTTCGGCGTACCGGTGCGTCCCGTGGCTACTTGCGCATGACCTCGGGCTCGTGGCGGCGGAGCAGCCGCGCCACGACGACGCAGCAGACGACCGCCATCAGGAGCTGGATGCCGAGGTCCAGGCTCCACTGGCCGACCGTGTGCTCCCACAGCGGGTCGGTGTTGGTGGGGTTC contains:
- a CDS encoding response regulator transcription factor, which gives rise to MADKQIRVLLVDDHQVVRRGLRTFLEIQDDIEVVGEASDGAEGVARAEELRPDVVLMDVKMPGTDGIEALKRLRALDNPARVLVVTSFTEQRTVVPALRAGAAGYVYKDIDPDALAGAIRSVHAGHVLLQPEVAGALLAQEDSPGGTGRGSTLTEREREVLGLIADGRSNREIARALVLSEKTVKTHVSNILMKLDLADRTQAALWAVRHGLTD
- a CDS encoding chaplin, yielding MKNLKKAAAVTIVAGGILAAGAGAASAHGAEATGKALNSPGVASGNLVQVPVHVPVNVSGNTVNVIGLLNPAFGNGAFNG
- a CDS encoding HNH endonuclease, coding for MRDTLVLNASFEPLSTVTLNRAVVLVLTDKAVVEHAHPDLRVRGAAVDLPVPRVIRLCRYVRVPFRRQAPWSRRGVLVRDQHRCAYCGRRATTVDHVVPRAQGGGDSWLNTVASCAEDNHRKADRTPEQAGMPLLHQPFEPTPADAMLLAMRASERSALPEWLAKAAA
- a CDS encoding YbhB/YbcL family Raf kinase inhibitor-like protein yields the protein MSEGKRAPLPHDFHPPVAAFTVVSDDIAPGGVLKDAQVYAAGNTSPQLRWEGFPAETKSFAVTCFDPDAPTGSGFWHWVLFDIPVSVTELPVGAGSGSFEGLPAGAVHVRNDYGSRDFGGAAPPAGDPAHRYVFTVYAVDSEKLGPDGDASPAAIGFNLRFHTLGRAQLIGEYAAPAAG
- a CDS encoding transglycosylase SLT domain-containing protein, which translates into the protein MSANTPGHSRGLKKTHKATIAGVAALGVAAITLSLVPGNGSTETEPQALSGTQQVAWSYNANSPQAKALAASIDKQQTTIGLKAKQEADAKAKAAAKAKADAKAKADAKAKADARAKAAAKAKADARAKAEAKAKASKRAAEKAAASRSVARTPVFADNLDGWIREALFIMDKHDIPGSYNGLHKNIMRESSGNPRAINNWDINAINGIPSKGLLQVIYPTFKTYHVPGTAFDQYDPVANIVAAANYAADRYGSIDNVNSAY
- a CDS encoding NfeD family protein, encoding MDIDAWVWWLIGAVGLGIPLVLTAMPEFGMFSVGAVAGAVTAALGFGIVPQVIVFVVVSVALVAVVRPIAARHRDGRPQLASGVDALKGRQAVVLERVDGSGAGRIKLAGEIWSARALDTGQTFEPGEQVDVVDIDGATAVVM
- a CDS encoding sulfite exporter TauE/SafE family protein yields the protein MALSIWEALAVFAAGIGAGTINTIVGSGTLITFPVLLATGLPPITANVSNALGLVPGSVSGAIGYRRELKGQKSRIIRLGGVALLGGLIGAILLLALPSDAFDAIVPVLIGLALVLVLLQPRIAAVVKRRREQTGTEAHPDGGPVLLVGLFLASMYGGYFGAAQGVLYLSLMGLLLHDSLQRINAVKNILGALVNGVAAVFFLFVADFDWTAVLLIAVGSTIGGQIGAKVGRRLPPSVLRGVIIAVGVVAILQLTLK
- a CDS encoding GAF domain-containing sensor histidine kinase, whose product is MSHRPSSGLAAVSTALLAMSRHLEVRDVLKTIVASARELLDAEYAALGVPDDHGGFAQFVVDGVSDEQWKAIGPLPRQHGILAAMLHKAEPERLADVREDPRFEGWPDAHPEMSDFLGLPVRDGDETLGALFLANKRCPKETGGCGFTAEDEELLSILAQHAAIALTNARLYERSRELTIAEERSRLAHELHDAVSQKLFSLRLTAQAAAALVDRDPARAKGELQQVAALAAEAADELRAAVVELRPAALDEDGLVHTLRTQIQVLDRAHSARVTFESAGARALPAAQEEAVLRVAQEALHNALRHADAGLVTVSLARAGQGARLTVTDDGKGFDPGTVRSAGRHLGLVSMRDRAGGVGGSLTVTSARGEGTTIEMEVPGG
- a CDS encoding ABC transporter ATP-binding protein; protein product: MSDVLELVDVSVVRDGRALVDEVSWSVKEGERWVILGPNGAGKTTLLNIASSYLFPTKGTADILGERLGGVGTDVFELRPRIGMAGIAMAEKLPKRQTVLQTVLTAAYGMTATWHEDYDPVDEERARAFLDRLGMNDYLDRKFGTLSEGERKRTLIARAMMTDPELLLLDEPAAGLDLGGREDLVRRLGRLARDPYAPSMIMVTHHVEEIAPGFTHVLMIRQGKVLAAGPVEMELTSRNLSRCFGLPLVVERVGDRWTAHGLPLK
- a CDS encoding SPFH domain-containing protein, with translation MSAVIIVLIILVVLVFIALIKTIQVIPQASAAIVERFGRYTRTLNAGLNIVVPFIDSIRNRIDLREQVVPFPPQPVITQDNLVVNIDTVIYYQVTDARAATYEVASYIQAIEQLTVTTLRNIIGGMDLERTLTSREEINAALRGVLDEATGKWGIRVNRVELKAIEPPTSIQDSMEKQMRAERDKRAAILTAEGTRQSAILTAEGEKQSAILRAEGESKAAALRAEGEAQAVRTVFEAIHAGDPDQKLLSYQYLQMLPKIAEGDANKLWIVPSEIGDALKGLSGAFGNNGSGAPGFNTKGGGTERRDEPPVD